The following are from one region of the Salminus brasiliensis chromosome 14, fSalBra1.hap2, whole genome shotgun sequence genome:
- the LOC140577088 gene encoding epidermal differentiation-specific protein-like, translated as MSKIIIYEHADFQGMSREFTSSVSNLKQENFNDCISSLKVIGEPWVAYEHVNFSGSQYVYEEGEYARVESNDAFSSLEKVMEDLTNPQITLYEHANYGGRRLVLTTETNLCYGSFNDLASSHKVQRGAWVLYQHSNRAGAKLVARASRDMPTYGWFNDQVSHLRPLKPGKPTIEAEIQWDKKEEHVNSVVIDSLCGLNHGDQEQSFSTELSKEYEGSITDSFSFSNSTPLSWGTSFAVDVEMMKVEQSFSLSNTFTVEKGSSNTRTERKSTQVSLPAKIPPHTKLMVNMVRKQLDVKVPVKLTITTGSQSMVEYGEYRCQAGNSITTEFKEEKI; from the coding sequence ATGAGCAAGATCATCATCTACGAGCATGCTGACTTTCAGGGCATGAGTAGAGAGTTCACATCCTCTGTCTCTAACTTAAAACAGGAGAACTTCAACGACTGCAtctcctctctgaaggtgatcGGGGAGCCATGGGTTGCATATGAACATGTTAACTTCAGTGGTTCTCAGTATGTGTACGAGGAGGGAGAGTACGCCAGAGTGGAGAGCAACGACGCCTTTTCTTCTCTAGAGAAGGTGATGGAGGACCTGACCAATCCTCAGATAACGCTTTATGAGCATGCTAACTACGGAGGCAGGAGGCTTGTCCTCACCACTGAAACCAACCTGTGCTATGGCTCCTTCAACGATTTGGCATCTTCTCACAAGGTTCAGAGAGGAGCATGGGTCCTCTATCAGCACAGCAACAGAGCTGGTGCTAAGCTGGTGGCCAGAGCATCTCGAGACATGCCTACGTACGGCTGGTTCAATGACCAAGTGTCTCATTTGCGCCCTCTGAAACCAGGGAAACCCACCATAGAGGCAGAGATCCAGTGGGACAAGAAAGAAGAGCATGTGAATTCGGTGGTCATCGACTCCCTGTGTGGTCTGAACCATGGAGACCAAGAACAAAGCTTCTCCACTGAGCTGAGTAAAGAGTACGAGGGCTCCATCACTGATAGCTTCAGCTTTAGCAATTCTACACCACTAAGCTGGGGAACGTCATTTGCTGTAGATGTAGAAATGATGAAAGTAGAGCAGAGCTTTTCTCTGAGCAACACCTTCACTGTTGAGAAGGGGAGCAGCAACACCAGAACTGAGAGGAAGAGCACTCAGGTTTCCCTGCCTGCCAAAATCCCTCCCCACACCAAGCTCATGGTGAACATGGTGAGGAAGCAGCTGGACGTGAAGGTTCCAGTCAAGCTGACCATCACCACTGGTTCTCAGAGCATGGTGGAGTATGGAGAATACAGGTGCCAGGCTGGCAACTCTATCACCACCGAGTTCAAGGAGGAGAAGATCTAG
- the LOC140576637 gene encoding E3 ubiquitin-protein ligase TRIM35-like: MAARTPLSEDELSCPVCCEIFRDPVVLSCSHSVCRTCLQQFWKTKRSRECPVCRRRCASKSEPPRNLVLKNICEAFVESMGQRSSGAGSEVVCSLHNETLKLFCLDDQQPVCVVCRDSQSHKNHSCCPTDEAVHNFKKDLKTTLESLQQTLKLSEETKRDYDQTAAHIQTQAQHTERQIKEEFEKLHQFLRDEEAARIAALKEEEEQKSQMMRRKIEEMNGEISSLSDTIRNIEKEMEAEDVQFLQNVKSTMNQLKSSPKPPEKTSGALINGAKHLSNLKFRVWEKMQEIVQYTPVTLDPNTAHPHLHLAEDLTAVVSRNEDLVLPDNPERFDWCKCVLGSEGFDLGTHCWDVEVGITARWEVGVMAESVPRKGGSLWGGVWALGFNSTDKYWVRCPGQPLHFLKTTEKLQRVRVQLDWNRGKVTFSDALRRTHLYTITHTFTERVLPLFRNWSVHYALRVLPLKTSVTVEQHG, encoded by the exons ATGGCTGCTAGAACCCCTCTTTCAGAAGACGAGCTTTCCTGTCCTGTGTGCTGTGAGATCTTCAGGGATCCTGTTGTTCTGTCCTGTAGCCACAGTGTCTGTAGAACCTGTCTGCAGCAGTTCTGGAAGACCAAGAGGTCTCGGGAATGTCCAGTTTGTAGGAGAAGATGTGCCTCGAAATCTGAGCCTCCCCGTAACCTGGTCCTGAAGAACATTTGCGAGGCTTTTGTAGAGAGCATGGGTCAGAGATCTTCAGGAGCAGGGTCTGAGGTGGTCTGCAGTCTACACAATGAGACACTCAAGCTCTTCTGTTTGGATGATCAGCAGccggtgtgtgtggtgtgtcgGGACTCACAGAGCCATAAAAATCACAGCTGCTGCCCAACAGATGAGGCTGTGCATAATTTTAAG AAAGACCTCAAGACCACTTTAGAGTCTCTACAGCAGACACTGAAGCTCTCTGAGGAAACAAAACGAGACTATGACCAAACAGCAGCCCACATTCAG ACGCAGGCCCAGCACACAGAGAGGCAGATAAAGGAGGAGTTTGAGAAGCTTCACCAGTTTCTGAGAGATGAAGAAGCAGCAAGGATAGCTGCActgaaggaggaagaggagcagaAGAGTCAGATGATGAGGAGGAAGATTGAGGAGATGAATGGAGAAATATCATCTCTTTCAGACACAATCAGAAACATAGAGAAGGAGATGGAAGCTGAGGACGTTCAGTTCTTACAA AATGTCAAGTCCACAATGAATCA ACTGAAGAGCTCACCAAAGCCTCCAGAGAAGACATCAGGAGCTCTGATCAATGGAGCCAAGCACCTTTCCAACCTGAAGTTCAGAGTGTGGGAGAAGATGCAGGAGATTGTCCAGTACA CCCCTGTCACTCTGGACCCCAACACTGCACATCCACACCTCCACCTGGCTGAAGATCTCACTGCTGTAGTAAGCAGAAATGAAGACCTGGTGCTTCCTGACAATCCAGAGAGATTCGACTGGTGCAAGTGTGTTCTGGGTTCTGAGGGCTTTGACTTGGGGACGCACTGCTGGGACGTCGAGGTTGGAATCACAGCTCGCTGGGAAGTGGGAGTGATGGCAGAATCTGTCCCAAGGAAGGGAGGCTCTCTCTGGGGAGGTGTGTGGGCTTTGGGCTTTAACAGCACCGATAAATACTGGGTTCGCTGTCCAGGGCAGCCTCTTCATTTCCTCAAAACAACAGAGAAACTCCAGAGGGTCCGGGTGCAGCTGGACTGGAACAGGGGGAAAGTGACATTTTCGGACGCTCTCAGGAGAACACACCTGTAtacaattacacacactttcacgGAGAGGGTTTTGCCATTATTCCGTAACTGGAGTGTTCACTATGCGCTCCGAGTCTTACCACTGAAGACGTCAGTAACAGTGGAACAGCACGGGTGA